A window of Ignavibacteriales bacterium contains these coding sequences:
- a CDS encoding deoxynucleoside kinase: MSEIRYIAIEGVIGAGKTTLAQKLCDKLGANLILEQFEENPFLEKFYDDRKRFAFQTQMFFLINRYKQQQQLNQQDLFSKYIVSDYIFEKDRIFAYLNLSGEEIKLYESIFPLLERDIPQPDLVIFLQSNIDRLTTNVKTRGRQIERNLTRAYLSELSEAYNNFFFKYNNTPLLIVNTSEIDFVNREEDFDELYEQIFRDDRGFIEYFNPEAKG, encoded by the coding sequence TTGTCAGAGATTAGATACATAGCGATTGAAGGTGTAATTGGTGCGGGCAAAACTACACTTGCTCAGAAATTGTGTGATAAACTTGGCGCGAATTTAATTCTTGAACAATTCGAAGAGAATCCATTCCTTGAAAAATTTTATGACGATAGAAAACGTTTTGCTTTTCAAACGCAAATGTTTTTTCTTATCAATCGTTACAAACAGCAGCAGCAGCTAAATCAACAAGATCTCTTTTCCAAATATATTGTCTCTGATTACATATTTGAGAAGGACAGGATATTTGCTTACCTAAATCTATCAGGTGAAGAAATTAAATTGTACGAAAGTATTTTTCCACTATTGGAAAGAGATATTCCTCAGCCTGATCTGGTAATATTTTTGCAATCAAACATTGATAGATTAACTACAAACGTTAAGACACGCGGAAGACAAATAGAACGGAATCTTACTCGGGCATATTTAAGTGAACTTTCGGAAGCTTACAATAATTTTTTCTTTAAGTATAATAATACCCCGCTTTTAATAGTCAATACCTCCGAAATTGATTTTGTAAACAGAGAAGAAGATTTTGATGAACTTTACGAACAAATTTTCAGAGATGATAGGGGCTTCATCGAATATTTTAATCCAGAAGCCAAAGGTTAG
- a CDS encoding EamA family transporter, which yields MFTEKFKIAAGYVLICLIWGSTWLAIRLGLGSLTPLISAGLRFFLASLFVYGMMRIKNISLQTDQLSIKLYAVLSLFSFVIPYGLVYWAEQYIPSGLASIVFAVMPFFVILYSMIAFKKDSVTFHQIFGSILGFSGIVIIFSENLSLDLSQQLLGIIALLISASIQGAIGVTIKKYGHHLNPLSMNFIPLFFAGLILIIISFLFENSSTWVFDFKAVASITFLAFFGTLVTFTTYYWLLKRMNVVILSLSAFITPIIAVILGWLIMKENFSFQTLAGSALVLIGILFANFRGLMNYYQTKKKFAK from the coding sequence GTGTTTACAGAAAAATTTAAAATCGCTGCGGGATATGTACTCATCTGTTTGATCTGGGGCTCAACATGGCTTGCAATTCGTCTTGGGCTTGGTTCACTTACACCTCTTATTTCTGCCGGTTTACGATTCTTCCTTGCATCACTATTTGTCTATGGAATGATGCGGATAAAAAATATTTCACTTCAAACCGATCAGCTTTCAATAAAACTTTATGCCGTGCTGAGTTTATTTTCATTTGTAATCCCATACGGATTAGTCTATTGGGCAGAGCAATATATTCCATCAGGTCTCGCATCAATCGTATTTGCAGTCATGCCGTTCTTTGTAATACTTTATTCGATGATTGCATTTAAAAAAGACAGTGTTACATTTCATCAAATCTTTGGTTCAATTTTAGGTTTTAGCGGTATCGTAATAATCTTCTCAGAAAATTTATCGCTTGATCTATCACAACAACTTCTGGGAATTATTGCTCTGTTGATCAGCGCTTCAATACAAGGTGCTATCGGAGTTACGATAAAAAAATACGGGCATCATTTAAACCCACTCTCAATGAATTTCATACCTCTATTCTTTGCCGGATTGATCTTGATAATTATATCATTTCTCTTCGAAAATTCTTCAACATGGGTATTTGATTTCAAAGCGGTTGCATCCATTACCTTTTTAGCTTTTTTCGGAACACTTGTTACATTCACTACATACTACTGGTTATTGAAAAGGATGAACGTTGTAATCCTTTCACTTTCAGCGTTTATTACTCCGATAATAGCGGTTATTCTTGGCTGGCTGATTATGAAAGAAAATTTTTCTTTTCAAACTCTTGCCGGAAGCGCATTAGTGCTAATCGGAATTTTATTTGCTAACTTTAGAGGGTTAATGAACTACTATCAAACTAAAAAGAAATTTGCTAAATGA
- a CDS encoding transposase: MGRRGRTYLTDENFFFVTTTVVKFLNVFSDPKACDLLIDNIKFYQTKYHFTILSYVIMPSHFHWIVEVQPKSGTISEIMRDIKKRSAWDIMEYLQHNNLYNEVFEAEAKLYSDQDRKFWMKRFDDEVIRNQKMLWTKIKYIHNNPVKAGIVERPEDYKYSSARNYINDDHSILLVDTEIAGIEL; the protein is encoded by the coding sequence ATGGGGCGTAGAGGAAGAACATATTTAACCGACGAGAATTTTTTCTTCGTTACTACTACAGTAGTTAAATTTCTCAATGTGTTTTCTGATCCAAAAGCTTGTGATCTTCTAATTGATAATATTAAATTTTATCAAACAAAATATCATTTTACAATTCTTTCTTATGTCATAATGCCTTCTCATTTCCATTGGATTGTTGAAGTGCAGCCTAAGTCGGGAACGATATCGGAAATTATGCGGGATATTAAAAAGCGTTCTGCGTGGGATATTATGGAATACCTGCAGCATAACAATTTGTATAATGAGGTTTTTGAAGCTGAGGCAAAACTATATTCTGATCAGGATAGAAAATTTTGGATGAAGAGATTTGATGATGAAGTGATAAGAAATCAAAAAATGTTGTGGACAAAGATAAAGTATATTCATAATAATCCGGTTAAAGCGGGAATTGTTGAGCGACCTGAAGACTATAAATACTCAAGTGCAAGAAATTATATTAATGACGATCATTCTATTCTTTTGGTTGATACTGAAATAGCCGGAATTGAATTATAA
- the folB gene encoding dihydroneopterin aldolase: MINIIRIKNASFYAYHGAHQEEQNMGGKFEADVDIYTDFSSAAKKDDLKLTINYTDVYKFINQLVHEKKYYLIETLATVIADSLLKKYSEIKKIAVRVRKHSVPVGGVLDCVEAEVIKENGE, translated from the coding sequence ATGATCAATATTATCAGGATAAAGAACGCTTCATTTTATGCATATCATGGTGCTCATCAAGAAGAGCAAAACATGGGTGGAAAATTTGAAGCTGATGTTGATATCTACACCGATTTTTCTTCCGCTGCAAAAAAAGATGATCTTAAACTCACGATCAATTATACTGACGTTTATAAGTTTATAAATCAACTTGTTCATGAAAAGAAATATTATCTGATTGAAACTCTTGCAACTGTTATTGCAGATTCTCTCTTAAAAAAATATTCTGAAATTAAAAAAATTGCTGTGCGAGTACGTAAACATAGTGTTCCGGTCGGCGGTGTACTCGATTGTGTTGAAGCTGAAGTGATCAAAGAAAATGGGGAGTAA
- the pgeF gene encoding peptidoglycan editing factor PgeF, which translates to MQIIKSSLFQKFPEIIFGLSTKIGLDRTEPFYFNMSLTVGDDKEIVRANREAFYNELGLTTEQIAIQKQIHSDIITIVSEPGLVGESDAMITTQKGIGLAISTADCTPIFIYDRNNQIIATVHSGWRGTEKQILRKTILILLEQFNCSSNDLLVYLGPSICQKNYEVGDEVAKHFHRTYLKSIDHKHYLDIVGMNKDVLLDLGIRDSHIEISSLCSYEVEYLQSYRRDGKKSGRALGVIAMKGK; encoded by the coding sequence ATGCAAATAATTAAAAGTTCACTCTTTCAAAAATTTCCGGAAATTATTTTTGGCTTAAGTACAAAGATCGGATTGGATCGTACCGAGCCATTTTATTTTAACATGTCGCTCACTGTTGGCGATGATAAGGAAATTGTCCGCGCAAACCGTGAAGCTTTCTACAATGAACTGGGATTAACAACAGAACAAATTGCAATCCAGAAACAAATTCATTCCGATATAATTACGATTGTTAGCGAGCCTGGACTTGTCGGCGAGAGCGATGCAATGATCACAACTCAAAAAGGAATAGGTCTTGCAATATCAACTGCAGATTGCACACCGATTTTTATTTATGATAGAAATAATCAGATCATAGCGACAGTTCACTCCGGTTGGCGTGGAACTGAAAAACAAATATTACGGAAAACAATTTTAATTCTATTAGAACAATTCAATTGTTCATCAAACGATCTGCTTGTTTATTTAGGTCCGTCTATTTGTCAAAAGAATTATGAAGTCGGTGATGAAGTTGCAAAACATTTTCATCGTACATATTTAAAAAGTATTGATCATAAACATTATCTTGATATAGTTGGAATGAACAAAGATGTACTTTTAGATTTAGGGATTCGAGATTCTCATATTGAAATTTCATCTTTATGCAGTTATGAAGTAGAATATTTACAATCATATAGAAGAGACGGGAAAAAATCCGGGCGCGCTCTTGGTGTAATTGCTATGAAAGGGAAATAA
- a CDS encoding cystathionine gamma-synthase, with protein sequence MGFSTDAIHAGQIPDPTTGAITTPIYQTSTYAQDALGVNKGYEYGRTHNLTRQALEKNIATLEKGKYGIAFASGLSSVQAILGLVKSGDHLVVSNNVYGGTYRLMELIFKNYGLDFSWVDTSDTKNIESAIKKNTKIVYIETPTNPMLNLTDIQAVAKICKAQNLICVVDNTFMTPYFQKPLELGADVVLHSTTKYLNGHCDVVGGMLITNDEKIHERLRYLQNAVGAVPSPFDCWLTLRATKTLAVRMKQHNENAIQIAEYLSTKSYAKKVIYPGLKSHPQHELAKKQMSGFGGMISVDFGSLDNVKKVISKLKVITLAESLGGVESLLCHPASMTHASVPKEERDKLGITDGLLRFSVGIEDVEDLITDIEQALK encoded by the coding sequence ATGGGCTTTTCAACAGATGCAATTCATGCGGGACAAATTCCCGATCCGACAACCGGTGCAATTACAACGCCGATTTATCAAACTTCTACTTATGCTCAAGATGCTCTGGGCGTTAATAAAGGTTACGAGTATGGACGTACGCACAACTTAACACGCCAAGCACTCGAAAAAAATATCGCAACTCTTGAAAAAGGGAAGTACGGAATTGCATTTGCATCCGGACTTTCATCTGTTCAGGCAATTCTTGGATTAGTTAAATCGGGTGATCACTTAGTTGTTTCAAATAATGTTTATGGAGGCACTTACCGATTAATGGAATTGATCTTTAAAAATTACGGATTGGATTTTTCATGGGTTGACACAAGCGATACGAAAAATATTGAAAGCGCAATAAAGAAGAATACAAAAATAGTTTACATTGAAACACCGACTAATCCGATGCTTAACCTAACGGATATTCAAGCAGTTGCAAAAATTTGCAAAGCACAAAATCTTATTTGTGTAGTTGATAACACATTCATGACACCATATTTTCAAAAGCCATTGGAACTTGGTGCCGATGTTGTTCTTCACAGTACAACAAAATATTTGAATGGGCATTGCGATGTTGTCGGCGGAATGTTGATCACAAATGATGAAAAGATTCATGAGCGATTGCGCTATTTGCAGAATGCAGTTGGTGCGGTCCCTTCTCCTTTTGATTGCTGGCTTACACTCCGCGCAACAAAAACTCTTGCTGTTAGAATGAAACAGCATAACGAAAACGCAATTCAAATTGCCGAATACCTTTCAACTAAATCTTATGCGAAGAAAGTAATTTATCCCGGACTTAAATCTCATCCTCAGCATGAGCTTGCAAAAAAGCAAATGAGCGGATTCGGCGGAATGATCTCAGTGGATTTCGGAAGTCTTGATAACGTAAAAAAAGTTATAAGTAAATTAAAAGTAATTACTCTTGCAGAAAGTCTTGGCGGAGTTGAAAGTTTACTTTGCCATCCCGCATCAATGACGCATGCTTCCGTTCCGAAAGAAGAGCGTGATAAGTTAGGTATTACAGATGGTCTGCTTCGTTTTTCTGTAGGCATTGAAGATGTGGAAGATTTGATTACGGATATTGAACAAGCGTTGAAATAA
- the folK gene encoding 2-amino-4-hydroxy-6-hydroxymethyldihydropteridine diphosphokinase — protein MGSNVYLGLGSNKGDRFNYLVSAVKLICQDKNCRLTKSSSVYETKPYGNLDQDNFYNAAILINTDYELEALYYFLKEIEKKVGKKESEKRWTPREIDVDILFYNNLIYNSEILTVPHNDIMNRDFVIVPLIEIAGEFVHPVLNKKLNEINLSLIEKHIIQKLNYRLS, from the coding sequence ATGGGGAGTAATGTTTATCTTGGTCTCGGTTCAAATAAAGGAGACAGATTTAATTATTTAGTAAGTGCTGTAAAATTAATCTGCCAAGATAAAAATTGTAGGTTAACAAAATCTTCATCCGTTTATGAAACAAAACCATACGGTAATTTAGATCAGGACAATTTTTATAATGCCGCTATTTTAATTAATACGGATTACGAATTAGAAGCTCTATATTATTTTCTAAAGGAAATTGAAAAGAAAGTTGGAAAAAAAGAATCTGAAAAGCGGTGGACTCCAAGAGAAATTGATGTTGATATTCTTTTCTATAATAACTTAATTTATAACAGCGAAATATTAACGGTGCCGCATAACGATATTATGAATAGAGATTTTGTTATTGTTCCATTGATTGAAATTGCCGGCGAGTTTGTACATCCGGTTCTGAATAAGAAATTGAATGAGATTAATCTTTCTTTAATTGAAAAACATATAATTCAAAAACTTAATTATAGATTATCATAA
- a CDS encoding PLP-dependent transferase: MSNETKTKKKNQVDDSKYSMDTHLIYGKNVSDSWDYSHHVTAPISSSTTFRLDSVERGAQGFMQFANSELLGDNAPIFIYDRLGEPNKDMLEENLAYVEKGETAVSFATGMGAISAILGVLTNSGDEIITHTTLYGCTISLFNNWYPKYKIKVSPIDLTQPKNILNVVTEKTKVIYFETPANPNIEIVDVRALANVVKDINKTRNEEDQIKIVVDNTFATPFCQRPIELGADFVVHSLTKGIGGFGTDMGGVVIGKKKYRDLILLYRKDFGAVLNTKSAWAILTYGLPTLALRQRHQIKSATRIAEFLNAHSKIEFVNYPGLPGSKNYEIAKKQMIDFNGNFAPGSMLYFVLKGNSPADSKENGRKFMDYVADNAYTMTLAVSLGHTRTLIEHPASMTHSIVPPEKLSERGIDPGGVRLAIGLENTDDILLDLDESLKVI; this comes from the coding sequence ATGTCGAACGAAACTAAAACAAAAAAGAAAAATCAAGTTGATGATTCAAAATATTCAATGGATACGCATCTTATTTATGGTAAGAATGTAAGTGATAGCTGGGACTACTCGCATCATGTAACCGCACCAATCTCATCCTCAACAACTTTCCGTTTAGATTCTGTTGAACGCGGTGCGCAAGGTTTTATGCAATTTGCAAATTCTGAACTGCTTGGTGATAATGCCCCGATCTTTATTTACGACCGTCTCGGTGAGCCGAATAAAGATATGCTCGAAGAAAATTTGGCTTATGTTGAGAAGGGAGAAACTGCCGTAAGTTTTGCAACAGGTATGGGCGCAATTTCTGCTATCCTTGGTGTTCTAACAAACAGCGGAGATGAAATTATTACTCACACAACTTTATACGGATGCACAATTTCTCTTTTCAATAATTGGTATCCCAAATACAAAATTAAAGTATCGCCGATTGATCTGACACAACCTAAAAATATTCTCAATGTTGTAACTGAAAAAACAAAAGTAATTTATTTCGAAACTCCAGCGAATCCTAACATAGAGATTGTTGATGTTCGTGCTCTTGCAAATGTTGTAAAAGATATCAACAAAACGCGCAATGAAGAAGATCAGATCAAGATTGTTGTGGATAACACATTCGCAACACCATTTTGCCAGAGACCAATCGAATTGGGTGCTGATTTTGTTGTTCATTCACTAACAAAAGGAATCGGCGGATTTGGAACTGATATGGGCGGTGTTGTGATCGGGAAGAAAAAATACCGTGATTTAATTCTGCTTTACAGAAAAGATTTTGGCGCAGTGCTTAATACAAAAAGTGCTTGGGCAATACTTACTTATGGATTACCGACTCTTGCACTTCGTCAGCGTCATCAAATTAAATCTGCTACACGTATTGCAGAGTTCCTTAATGCACATTCCAAAATTGAGTTCGTAAATTATCCCGGATTACCAGGTTCTAAGAATTATGAAATTGCAAAGAAACAGATGATAGATTTTAACGGCAACTTTGCGCCCGGCAGTATGCTTTATTTTGTTTTAAAAGGAAACTCTCCTGCTGATAGCAAAGAGAACGGAAGAAAATTTATGGATTACGTTGCAGATAACGCATACACTATGACTCTTGCAGTTTCACTTGGACATACGCGCACATTGATAGAACATCCAGCTTCGATGACGCACTCTATAGTTCCGCCGGAAAAATTATCTGAACGCGGAATTGATCCTGGCGGCGTTCGTTTGGCAATTGGTCTTGAAAACACTGATGATATTTTGCTCGATCTTGATGAATCACTAAAAGTAATTTAG
- a CDS encoding glycosyltransferase family 9 protein: MSLKDNFRKVVINLLEKFLAVPEYFDRSLGSPKNILVICQHNQFGDLLASVSLFRAMKESYPDSHLTLIASPKNYYAVDKNKYIDEIFIFKNNKLLLPNYIYRLKKFLRRDWDLAIVPATVSLTSCILTGLTKAKIKIGPKESNGDKNNLAFVFNHRIKLDWRKCPDAHVSDFILDIVRPFGIKTKNYSSQISISPNDIKFAQDFIQKIGKQPDEILVGIHIGAGKLQNRYPLVKYVELINELKQNYKMKYYFTCGRADTDELNFMRQQLGNVNNFWNKTIPQLAAMISLSDLFITNDTGVMHVAGATATPQISIFGPTNPFNWAPVGPTKYFLRKSEFISDVSVDAILDLFNYLIEKQKNEKQ, from the coding sequence ATGTCCCTTAAAGATAATTTTAGAAAAGTTGTCATTAATCTTTTAGAAAAATTTTTAGCGGTTCCGGAATATTTTGATAGATCACTCGGGAGTCCAAAAAATATATTGGTTATCTGCCAGCACAATCAATTTGGCGATCTGTTGGCAAGTGTTTCTTTATTCCGTGCAATGAAAGAATCTTATCCCGATTCCCACCTTACTCTAATTGCAAGTCCTAAAAATTATTATGCAGTTGATAAGAACAAATACATTGATGAAATATTCATCTTCAAGAATAATAAACTCTTACTTCCAAACTATATATATCGTTTGAAAAAATTTCTCAGACGTGATTGGGATCTTGCAATTGTACCGGCTACAGTTTCTTTAACAAGTTGTATCCTTACCGGATTAACAAAGGCGAAAATTAAAATTGGTCCAAAAGAATCAAACGGAGATAAAAATAATCTCGCGTTTGTGTTCAATCACAGGATAAAATTAGACTGGCGTAAATGCCCGGATGCACATGTCTCTGATTTTATTCTAGATATAGTTAGACCGTTTGGAATCAAAACAAAAAATTATTCTTCGCAAATTTCGATTAGCCCTAATGATATTAAGTTTGCTCAAGATTTTATCCAGAAAATTGGCAAACAACCGGATGAAATTTTGGTTGGCATTCACATCGGCGCCGGTAAACTGCAGAACAGATATCCATTAGTTAAGTACGTCGAGTTGATTAATGAACTGAAGCAAAATTATAAAATGAAATATTATTTTACGTGCGGACGCGCTGATACTGATGAACTAAATTTTATGAGACAGCAACTTGGCAATGTTAATAATTTTTGGAACAAAACTATTCCGCAACTTGCTGCGATGATTAGTTTATCCGATCTGTTTATCACTAACGATACCGGTGTAATGCATGTTGCAGGTGCAACTGCAACTCCGCAAATTTCAATTTTTGGTCCGACAAATCCATTTAACTGGGCGCCTGTAGGTCCAACAAAATATTTTTTGCGTAAATCTGAATTTATATCCGATGTATCTGTTGATGCTATTTTGGATCTATTCAATTATTTAATAGAAAAACAGAAAAATGAAAAACAATAA
- a CDS encoding c-type cytochrome: MKGHLIKKITILAILCVLVPSFLATGTNFKTAKDEIVLCYQVGGTDWNAPKFVDKLKNPLVEDAKAIKDGKNLYNTNCSSCHGDKGEGNGPAAAALNPKPKNLSSKLVQEQSDGALYWKITTGKPPMISWKSALSEKQRWSLVNYIRQLNKK; this comes from the coding sequence ATGAAAGGCCATTTAATTAAAAAAATTACAATCCTTGCAATTCTATGCGTACTTGTTCCAAGCTTTTTAGCCACGGGAACAAATTTTAAAACTGCTAAAGATGAAATAGTATTATGCTACCAAGTTGGCGGTACTGATTGGAACGCACCTAAATTTGTTGATAAATTAAAAAATCCTTTGGTAGAAGATGCAAAGGCTATCAAAGATGGTAAAAATTTATACAATACTAATTGTTCCAGTTGCCATGGTGATAAAGGTGAAGGCAATGGACCGGCAGCCGCAGCATTAAATCCAAAACCGAAAAATCTTTCATCTAAACTGGTTCAAGAACAATCAGATGGCGCATTATACTGGAAAATCACTACAGGTAAACCGCCAATGATTTCATGGAAATCAGCTCTATCAGAAAAACAACGCTGGTCATTAGTTAACTACATTCGTCAATTAAATAAGAAATAA
- a CDS encoding T9SS type A sorting domain-containing protein, whose amino-acid sequence MFFCLPVLTQSQTQEVQSVNGWKYGPSAELTDFSKTKSFFFTDHNSQVFVNYGSTKYPAYWNFQVTWYKDFSGPFTTPDTIYLDCKFLSGLSGIKEINVYIAVQNSNKYYFIGTQHILPSNFVWKALSWDMKMVKDFGLNSFTRFYIAFQIVTQDSCYVGADIVVDNLRGYYNDSLKTIVYDTFGDITKVTDENRIPEGFVLEQNYPNPFNPTTKIKYSISTSSQVSVKVYDLLGREIEELVNEYKIAGNYEVQFNASSFPSGVYLYKLQSGSFIQTKKMLFLK is encoded by the coding sequence TTGTTTTTCTGCCTTCCTGTTTTAACTCAAAGCCAAACTCAGGAGGTACAGTCTGTAAATGGATGGAAATATGGTCCATCGGCTGAATTGACGGATTTTTCTAAAACAAAATCTTTCTTTTTTACAGACCACAATTCGCAGGTATTTGTTAATTATGGAAGTACCAAATATCCTGCGTATTGGAATTTCCAAGTGACTTGGTATAAAGATTTTTCTGGACCTTTTACAACTCCGGATACAATATATCTAGATTGTAAGTTTCTCTCTGGTCTTTCTGGAATAAAAGAGATAAATGTTTACATTGCCGTTCAAAATTCAAACAAGTATTATTTTATTGGAACTCAACATATTTTACCTTCGAATTTTGTCTGGAAAGCATTATCTTGGGATATGAAAATGGTTAAAGATTTTGGGTTAAATTCTTTCACTAGGTTTTATATCGCATTTCAGATAGTAACTCAGGATTCTTGTTATGTGGGGGCTGACATTGTGGTGGATAATTTGAGAGGATATTACAATGATTCACTAAAAACTATCGTTTATGACACTTTTGGGGATATAACAAAAGTCACCGATGAAAATCGAATTCCAGAAGGATTTGTTTTAGAGCAAAATTATCCTAATCCATTCAACCCAACAACAAAGATTAAGTATTCCATTTCAACTTCTAGCCAAGTTAGTGTAAAAGTTTATGACCTACTTGGTCGAGAGATAGAAGAGTTAGTAAATGAGTACAAGATTGCTGGAAACTATGAAGTTCAGTTTAATGCTTCAAGTTTTCCTTCCGGAGTTTATCTGTACAAACTCCAATCTGGTTCTTTTATCCAAACAAAAAAAATGTTGTTCTTAAAATAA
- a CDS encoding pyridoxal-phosphate dependent enzyme — MEYKNSILDLIGKTPLIKLSKINKGLKPQIFAKLESANPGGSVKDRIGYNMIVDAEKKGILKPGGCIVEATSGNTGIGLAITAAVKDYKCIFVCTEKVSSEKINYLKAFGSEVIVVPNTYEPDHPDYYVNVAKRISKETGAFFAYQYSNPSNPEIHYKTTGPEIWDQTDGKITHFVSSIGTGGTISGTGKFLKEKNPNIKVIGADPLGSIFKHYKETGEIIKGTPYLVEGIGQDCLPENVHFQYIDKILNISDKESFAAARRLTKEEGIFCGGSTGTIVHVALETAKDLSENDVIVFIVCDTGERYLSKGHNVEWLKDNRMLDTEIKTLRDISYAKKKKGNEDIVYVHDTILVRDAIKIMNEKVFSYIPVLNELLRPVGSLRESRLISRILDDKNIMDKNIKDVMEESFLVINAKASINEVRRALKDAHAVLVSDFGRITDIITRYDLIDFE; from the coding sequence TTGGAATATAAAAATTCAATTCTAGATTTGATCGGCAAAACTCCGCTAATCAAACTTTCCAAAATTAATAAAGGTCTTAAACCACAGATCTTTGCTAAACTCGAATCCGCAAATCCTGGCGGAAGTGTTAAGGACCGCATTGGTTACAACATGATTGTTGATGCCGAGAAGAAAGGGATTCTAAAACCCGGCGGTTGTATTGTTGAAGCTACAAGCGGAAATACCGGAATTGGACTTGCAATAACTGCAGCTGTTAAAGATTATAAATGTATCTTCGTTTGTACAGAAAAAGTTAGTTCTGAAAAAATAAATTATCTAAAAGCATTTGGTTCCGAAGTAATAGTTGTTCCAAATACTTACGAACCGGATCATCCCGATTATTATGTTAATGTTGCAAAACGGATTTCAAAAGAGACAGGCGCTTTTTTTGCTTATCAGTATTCAAATCCATCAAATCCGGAAATACATTATAAAACAACTGGACCGGAAATTTGGGATCAAACCGATGGAAAGATCACACATTTTGTTTCAAGTATTGGTACAGGCGGAACAATAAGCGGTACAGGAAAATTTCTCAAAGAAAAAAATCCGAATATAAAAGTAATTGGTGCTGATCCGCTTGGTTCAATATTTAAACATTACAAAGAGACGGGCGAGATAATTAAAGGAACTCCATACCTCGTTGAAGGCATCGGGCAAGATTGTTTGCCAGAAAATGTTCACTTCCAGTACATTGATAAAATATTAAACATAAGCGATAAAGAATCATTTGCTGCTGCTAGAAGACTTACAAAAGAAGAAGGAATTTTCTGCGGAGGAAGTACCGGGACTATTGTTCATGTTGCTTTGGAAACTGCAAAAGATTTATCCGAAAATGATGTGATCGTTTTTATAGTGTGCGATACCGGTGAGCGTTATTTATCAAAAGGACACAATGTTGAATGGCTGAAAGATAACCGAATGCTCGATACTGAAATTAAAACTCTGCGTGATATTTCTTATGCCAAAAAGAAAAAAGGGAACGAAGATATTGTTTATGTTCACGATACAATCCTTGTTCGAGATGCAATTAAGATCATGAATGAAAAGGTATTTTCTTACATACCGGTACTTAATGAATTATTACGCCCGGTCGGAAGTCTCCGTGAGAGCAGACTTATTTCTAGAATATTAGATGACAAAAATATTATGGATAAAAATATTAAAGATGTTATGGAAGAAAGTTTTCTTGTTATAAATGCGAAGGCAAGTATAAATGAAGTTCGCCGGGCATTAAAAGATGCGCATGCAGTTTTAGTATCGGATTTTGGAAGGATCACCGATATTATTACACGTTATGATTTAATAGATTTTGAATGA